A window of Athene noctua chromosome 27, bAthNoc1.hap1.1, whole genome shotgun sequence genomic DNA:
aaagctcgAGGGAGGAGGTGGCAGAGGTAAGCAGGTGTACTCATAAACAGCTTGGCACTCTCTGTGTCAGGGATGCTCCTGTAAGAGTGTTGGCATGCTTAATGGCAAGGAAGAAAAGGCCTCTGCATTTCAGCATTTGTAAGTCGTCCAAGTTCCAGTGCTAACAAACGGCTTAGATAAAAGCTCTGCTAGCTGATAGATGACTGTAGTCCAGAATTCGTGTGCTTTATCTCGCTTTCAAGCTAATTTCATAGAATATTGTAGTACTTAATGACATCTTGCTGGATTACAGCATGTGCTGCTGTACCCCTCTTAGCTTGGTAACTTGCCTCCAGTTTTTAGTGGTAAACCCTGGGTAGGTTCTCTGTTCTTGGAAGTAAACCTTTTCACTCAAACCTTACCCGCTGGCAGAGGAGGCTGGAGGCAGTTCGGGGCAGGCCCTGAGCATGGCAGTGTGGCTTTGTCCCCAGCACAGCCGTTTGTGTGCATTTGCCTCCTGGATTTTGCCACAAGTTTGTATCTTGAGGCAACTCCATTGTGTAGCTGGGACTCTGGCCAGATGCTGTAAATGTTTATACAATAACAACGAATGAAAATCCCTTTACATTCTGCGCAGCTTCCAGATGCCCGTGTATCCTggggatttttgtgtgtgttagaTTCCATCTTTCCCTTTGGAGGTGTTATCTTGGGTTGAAAGACTGACTTGTCTCTTCTGGCACTGGCATTTTTGTGTCAGTGTAAGCTGTGGACAAAGCATGAGGCATGAGTGAGTTGGGGAGGTTGGATACTAACCAGCTGGTCGGTGTCCTTAGTGTTAGCTAATTTTTTTGTGTTGCTGCATGTTGTAATTTAGTCACCCAGATCTAGGCTATGAAGCAGCCCTGTCCTGAAATATATGCTTGAAAGATGCCTAACGTTGCTTATGGACTGTATAGCGGGACGAGATGGGCATCAGACACTGAATATTAACCCAGGGGCTTCCTAGTCCACAACCACCTGTGTTCCTGCAGTGCGTGGTACTAAAAGTCTGCAATACTTCTGATGTGGCTAAAAGTATCCCAGCTAGCTTCAGCACAGCGATGTGTGCTGTGCCATGCCTCTGGCCTGTGGTATGGACCTGGCTGTAGGTGTCTGGTTTTTCCATGCCTGGGTGCTGGAGGCTTTGCTGAACTGTGCTGCTGCAGTTCACGTCAACAGGCTGGTTTCAAGTATCACAGTCTCTGCTCCAGTTGTGGTGGTTGCCTGCTTGAGATCCTGTCAGACACAAAATGCTGGTTGTCTGCTTGTGTGAATCAGCAACCAAGGgcagtaatacagaaaaaaatgctttcattagCAGCCCTGCGCTGTGCTGTATCAAGCAAGTTTGATACCAATGCTCTGGATAGAAAAAGTGGTCTCAAGTTTAAAAACAGGCTTAGGAGATTCTGAAGAGGCTGCTTCTATATGAAGGGGTGTAATATTTTAgtggttttcttcctctgttgcAGTACACTAATTACTGACTGGACTTCATGAACACAAATTCCTGAGCCTGGTgagctccccagcccctctgctttCCACCATGGACCAGGATTATGAGAGACGTCTCCTACGCCAGATCAACATACAGAATGAAAACACAATGCCTTGTGTAAGTACAGACGGGCTTTGCTAAATGGTTTTAGTCTGACTATTAAGTTGTTGTCTGTCTTGCCTGTGACTATTTTCACTTGAGCTTTTGAAAGATATGGGACCTCTTTGAAGCAAACCTTAGTCTTTTTTTGGGCTGTGAACAGGTGTGAGTTCCTGACCtgttctaggaaaaaaacaagtaaGTTGACTTCAGTAAAGCTTTTGAATATATGAACTCCGTTCAGGTTGCAAAAcgaaattaagatatttttatgTAGCTCAGTAATGCCTTTTTACTGAATAAACTCAGTAAGTCCATGTGGAACATAAAAAACAGACAGATGGACTGTAGGGCTTGACAAGATAGAGCAAGTCCAGCAGATTGTCATGAGGCTGAAGCAGGAAGATGCTGAGACCTgtgttgctcagcctggagatgATGAGGCTCAGGAGGGGTGATATCGTTGCTTTCAACAACCTGGTGGGTGGTTATGGAGAAAATGGAGTCAGACTCTCTTCAGGGGTACCAGTGGAAAGATTAGAGGCAATGAATAAAAGCTACAACAAGGGCAATTCCAGTTAgatgttgggaaaaaaatgttcgTGGTGAGGGCATCCAAAACACCGCAACAAGATGCTTGTGGGGTCATTGTCCTTGGAAATGGTGAAAACTCATCTGGATGAGGCTGTGACCTTCAGTATGACTTTGAAATTAGCCCTGTTCTAAGCTGGGGTCCTTTCCAACGTAAATTATTCTGTGAAAAAGAATGTGACAGCAGTTGAGGAATCTGCTGCTCACCCTGCAAGCAGTCTGCCCCATTCCAGCCTTCCACGTGTTTGCCTTGACAGTGTCAGCTTGAGAAGGAGCAGTGAGAAAGAGTCTGTTTAATTGCTTCTTTTGACAGAAGTTCTCATGACAGTTGGACTCTGACATGCTTACTAGTTCTCTGTTAAGGGGATAAACTAATGCTTAGCTTTGACAAAACCTTGTTGATGTTTTTCAGACCCCTGCTGTGATCAACACTTGTTCTTGtgtattttattctttaattCAGGTAGCAGAGATGAGAAGAACCCTGACGCCTTCCAATTCTCCGATGTCTTCTCCTAGTAAGCATGGTGACAGATTCATTCCCTCAAGAGCTGGGGCCAACTGGAGCATCAACTTCCACAGAATAAATGTAAGTTTTGCTCCCCTTTCCTACAGCTCAGTCTTGGAACTGAGGAaatggtgtgttttgttttggctggCATAATTGCTCTGCTTTTCTGCACCGTGGTCATCTTCTACCCCAAAAGAGTTCCTGTGAATGCAAGTCTTCAGAcaggctgcccctgcagtccagGAGACCTCTTCATTTGTTATTTTACCGTATAACATCAGGTGTCTGTATGGTGATTAGCATGTTTCTGcttttcaggaaaatgaaaaatcaccaagtcaaaacagaaaagcaaaggatgCTACATCAGACAATGGCAAAGGTGAGACTGCTTTTCTACCACTTGTGCCACGCCTgtagcttttatttcaaattgttGGTGAGTTTGGAAATTAAGGGAACACTTGCACTTTTGTGCTTATGCAAAAACTCATGCTGGTGTTTTAGGAGATGTCCACATCAGGAGAGTGAGTACCAGGTCACCTCAGTAGGCTTCTGACAAGTGTCTGGGAATCAAGAGGCTCGTTGTAAATCCCTTGATTTACTGTGCCATGGAAGCACTTTCCTGATGGAGTGAAAGGAGGGGAAGCTTGCTACTAATCTTGATTCCAAACTGGGGCCCCAGGCTTGTTGAGAGGCCCTGTGAATGTCAGGTGGATGTGATCCCGCTCCCAGCAGAGCTCTTCGCTGCTTCAGAGTTCTCTGCCTGATGCTCGTTTGGCTTCACAGATGGCCTTGCTTACTCGGCCTTGCTGAAGAATGAACTCTTAGGAGCAGGGATTGAGAAAGTACAAGACCCACAGACGGAAGACAGGAGGCTGCAGCCCTCCACCCCGGAGAAGAAGTCTCTCTTCACTGTAAGTTGGTTGTTTTGCATTAAAACCAACAGAGGTTGCACATGTGCGTCGCAGGAACAAAGCACACGGTTCTGCCAAGCTGCTAGTGCAAGTGAGTTACTGCTGTGGCTTGATGGTAACTGTTGATAACAAAATCTGGTGGCCTGTAAAGAGAACATAAGTATCTGCAGCAAGGTACGTACTTCCTATTTCTGTACTGGCAGGGAAGTTGAGTTGGAACTGAGTTTTTTTGGGGCAGTGTGGTAAAAGACCAAATCAGTCTTTGGACTTCAGTGGAGATGAGGTATTTTTGTATCAGAGCACCTGGGAAAGGGAGTAGCTGCAAAGTCTGTAAAATCTGACTGTGGGTGTTGGAATTAGCTCAGCCTTGGGCACCAGCATGTGTTGCGAGTGATCCCCTAGGTCTTGGGCGTGCTGGGGTTCTTACTGGGTGTGTTTTCTTTATGCAGTATTCACTTAGCACAAAACGCTCTAGTCCAGACGATGGCAATGAGGTCTCACCGTATTCCCTGTCTCCTGTCAGCAACAAAAGGTAATACTGATCCTCCACAGattgggggaagggaagggtcaGGACAGAGGACTCAGGGAGGTTCTCCAGGGCTTCTGAGACATTCAGAATTGCTATATGAATTGGTTTTGGAAATCTGGGGGGATAATAAGTAGGGACAGTCAAGTTCTAAGAATTTCTGCAGGTGTCCAACCTGCCTAGATACTTAATATGTCTTGGCCAGCTTTCAGTAGTCAGTTTACCTTTTTGCTCCCTAGCTCCTATACAGAAGCAGAACCTAATTCCTTGTAAAATTTTGTGGCCTTGTGTGTTTCTATAGAAATGCAGTTGTGCTTTAAAGAGTGGCTACATCTGTGTCTACTGTCTGCTGTGATGTGTAAGATCCTGTAGTCGtgatttgtatcttttttttgtaaacagtCAGAAGCTGCTAAGATCACCTCGAAAACCAACTCGGAAGATCTCAAAGATTCCTTTCAAAGTGCTGGATGCCCCAGAGCTGCAGGATGACTTCTACCTGAATCTGGTGGACTGGTCCTCTCTTAATGTCCTCAGTGTTGGCCTTGGGACTTGTGTTTACCTATGGAGTGCTTGTACTAGCCAGGTAAATGACCGTCAGTGTCTGGGGACTGAAGTACCCGTTCCTGTAGGGTCTTTCAGATCTGTGGAACGTGCTGTGTGAAAGATCCAGCACTTGTAATGCCCTGTCCCAAACTAGGCACTAGTTTGTGAGACAGCTGATAGTGTAGTATAATAACAAGTGTTTCTTACTCTGTTCTATCCTACTTTGAAGGTAACTCGACTGTGTGATCTCTCTGTGGAAGGAGATTCTGTAACATCTGTGGGCTGGTCAGAACGGGTCAGTATAACATTGTCAAGTGACAGCTGAAATGCTTGTAGCTTAGACACTCATTGCAGCTGCATAGCTCTGCTTCACAGGTTTTAACTTCTTGggttattttcctgtatttccccAAACTCTATGCATCACAACTCAAATGTATTTTCCCGTCTGCGCTATTTTTCTCTGCTAAATGAAAGGGGATAGAGAGCAACCTCTTGTATCTTGAGGCATTTACTAAGAGgtgtgggaaggagaaagagcCAGTTTGCTTCTCCTGCTCTTGACACTAAAACATTATGATAAACATATTCCAGCCAGGCTGCTTGGCCCTTTCAGTACAGAAAAGATGTAAGATGGAGGAACTCTGGATGCTTTCCATCTTGTGGGATTTATCTCAAGTCTTTTCCTCAGCTTCTAGCTTTTGTTTTACGTCTGTCTTTACTTACTGGCTTTACTGATCATGGTTTTCTGTGTGTCTAGGGAAACTTGGTAGCTGTTGGGACTCACAAGGGCTTTGTACAGATCTGGGATGCAGCCGCAGGAAAGAAGCTCTCCATGCTAGAGGGGCACACAGCCAGAGTCGGTAAGGAGGTGGGAGGCAGAGGTTTCACATGTTTCTTCATGACTGAACTTTTTTCCTTGTGAGGGGTCTGCTTGAAATAGCAGAACTCAAAAAGTACCAGAATTTATATTTATCCCCTGCTATATCTTGATCAGTCTTCAAAATATTATCATCTAGTAATTGTGGCATTCAGATGTTGGGTGTGGTGGTGTTTGAGTGTTGCAGCAGGTGTTTCCTCCATGTCTGAGGCATTTTAGGTTTGGTTACAACATCTTTTTTCACTGTCACTGGCTTCCGGATTCAGCCCTGCAGGCCGGCTGCTTTACGTTGAGATTTCCAGTTCCCTTATTCTGCAGGGACTATTTTTCTTGCTCGGAAGCACTGTGAATCTGAACACTGGGGTGAGATTTGGGAAGTCAGGGCACCTTTTGAATCCTATTTCTGTGCTTTACTGCACTGTGAAACGGGATTAGTGATACCTTCTGTCAGTTTGTGCAGGTTAATCTTTTTGTACATTATTCTAGGACTTCAGACTGTGGATGTAAGGGAGGTCCataagcactgattttttttttttttttttttcttctgtaaaccTTGGCAACTGTAGTGGTTGTGttctgcctgcctgctcccccaGGACTCCCACAACACACTCTTAGGCTCTGCCTGTGTTGCAGGTGCCTTGGCGTGGAACGCGGACCAGCTGTCCTCTGGGAGTCGAGACAGGATGATCCTCCAGCGGGACATCCGCACACCCCCCCTGCAGTCCGAGCGGCGGCTCCAGGGCCACAGGCAGGAGGTCTGTGGGCTCAAATGGTCTACGGACCACCAGCTCCTGGCCTCTGGAGGAAATGATAACAAGGTATAGTGCTTCCAAGGAGTCACGTGAGGCTCAGTGTCTCTAGGTCTTCGCGGAGAAATGTCAGACCCTCTTTCTTTAACAACATTTGGCCTTTTAGAAAGGGGCTTTTGTTACAGTTGTTGGACTGTGTCCAAACATAAATCATGCTAAGCTTCTACTCAGTCTCCtctgtaataaaattaaaaaggcaaatttaattttgcttctgtatttGACTAATTGCATCTATAGCTTGACTCGAGGGTTTGAGTTCAACAAAGCTACTGCTAAGCTGTACTTCCTGACTTTGTTTAGGTAGCATATAGTCAAGTTTGTTGCAATAATGTTTATGTATGCAGAAGGAAACTGAGTTTAGAGCTATATAAGTTCTAATACCTATAATGCAGGCTTGTAGTTCACTGAGCACCATATGGGAGAAGCATCTGTTACGGAGAAGCAGTGTTCAGAGCCCTTTGGAGCGGGTTGCTAGGTAGTGAATTTGCCCAGTGTCTGTGTGACAGCATGGTTGCACTGAGTTCCTCCTGTTCAGAATAACTTCTGATGAACTTGAGCATATTTCTAAATGTGTTCTGGAATCATGCAGCCTTAAAGACAAAAGAAGGGCGTGAGTTCATGTTCAGTGACACTGTGTCTTTGGCTTCATAAGCTTAAGGACTGTTGGCTTTCTTGTGGCCCTGTGGTAGAGTGGCTTCTCAGTGGAGTGTGGTGGCAGGGTGGGACTGGCTTCAGCACTGCATCTCCAGAGTGGAGATGCACatgctggggcagagctgtgggaaaTCCTCTTATTGCCCAACTGCCCTCATCGGTCCCAGCGCAACATCGTGGCTTGTGGGTGTTGTGGACATGTGACTGCAGCGTGAGTTTGATCACATCTCTCCTCTCTGCCAGCTCCTTGTCTGGAATCACTCCAGCCTGAGTCCTGTTCAACAATACACAGAGCATCTTGCAGCAGTAAAAGCTATTGCCTGGTCTCCACACCAGCACGGACTTCTTGCCTCGGGCGGCGGGACAGCTGACCGCTGCATACGCTTCTGGAACACGCTGACGGGGCAGCCTCTACAGTGCATCGACACGGGCTCCCAAGTGTGCAACCTGGCCTGGTCCAAACATGCCAACGAGCTCGTAAGTTCCTCCCTGTTGGTCCTGCTGCTGAGCTGCCTTGTGTTAGGAAGCATGATGCAtatctccctctcccctttcagGTGAGTACCCATGGATACTCGCAGAACCAGATCCTCGTCTGGAAATACCCCTCGTTAACTCAAGTAGCAAAGCTAACAGGGCACTCCTACCGAGTCTTATATCTGGTAAGCCATGGCCGTGTGAGAGAACTTCTGTAGCTGCTTATCTGGCTGCACGTGTGCTGAGATGAGACCCAAAGGTGCAGTAGCCAGTGGCACCATAAGCTGCCTGCAGTCTAGGTGGAGATACGAATGCTGCCCTGCGAGCAATGAAAAACACTCTCTATCTGGTTTCCTTGCCTGCAAGGGATACTTTGATTTGCTGCTATGGAAATCTGAGGCTTTATTAATGAATAGCAAAGCCTGCCAAAACTCTTCTGAGGAAGCACAAGCATCTCTTCTTGTTCCCTTAAGACTTGTACACTTTTTCACTGGTGATTGTCAGGAGGAGAGGAATATGATGCTTTCATTCTTCTTTAATTTGCCATTAAAATAGTCGGTGCAGTTAATCCACATTGATCTTGTACCTGCTTTGTACTGTTGTGTAGGTCTTTCAGTGGAGTCATAACAATATAAATATGCTGATATGGTTCTGTGAGGTAGATTCCAATGTAAGTGACTAATAGAGCTGGCAAATGCCAGTCATATCACACCTCCTGCCTTAACACATATTGATAATCTGGGGAGGAATAGCCTCAATTACAAATGGCTTGGATTTCTTAACACAAGAATTCTTTTTATGATAATTCCACCCATGTGTTCCATAGCTGCATAAGTAAGATGCAAGTGCTCAAATTGGCACCTACTGAGACAGAATAAGGCACATGAAAGCAGAGGTAGTTGTTTGGTTTCTCACCACCAGCCAAGTAGGAAGGAGAGTTAAATATCTCTAGTGCATTCCAATGAAGATTTGTTTTCAACCTCAAAAATGTAACAGATGCTGAAGGTTGCTCTCTTGCCCTTAGGCAATGTCCCCTGACGGGGAGGCCATAGTTACAGGAGCTGGGGATGAAACCTTGCGCTTCTGGAACGTCTTCAGCAAAACCCGCTCGACAAAGGTAAGATGCGTTGTGTGGAAGGCTCAACTGTGTCCTGCAGGAGGCTTGGCCTCGGGGGGGTGAATTCAGTCCAGGTTTGCTCTGTTCTGCTGCCTCACCTCTGATCTCTCCGCTATATCCTGCAGATTGAGGGCTGGATGCAGTGAAGGGTTAAACTTTGCTGAGATAGAAAGGGATTTGTAGTCATCAGTTGAAATAAAAGGTTGCCTCTTCGTGCCCAAGGCAGTGTGACAGCACAGCTTTCTCCTGACGTTACAGGGCTGAACAGAGCAGCGTTTGGGGAACTCCCTCTGAGTCCCCCCCATCCTTCCTGCTAGCGTGCTGCTGCCCCCTGAGCCTGTCCTCAGAGCTGCCATCCCCTGGCTCCTCGCAAAACTGCTCCAAGGGGTGGCTGGGATGGAAACGGGGTTGTGGATGCTGCCGCTGAGAGCTCGCCATCGCTGAAAGCACGTTGTACCGGCTGCTCCCGGAGCTTCCCTGGGTGTCGAGCAGAGGCAGTGGAGAACGGGCAGAAGGACCGAGctgtggggggctgcagggagtccCTCCCCCTGCATTCTGACAGCTTCCTGCAAAGCTCTGCCTGCCATCTCCCTGTTACcgcttggaaaaaagaaaaaaaaaggaatatttaagATATTGAACTTTGAGATCCGATCATACCCTGAGCTAGAGATACCTcaccagtttttttttttttgttaaaaaagacCCAACAACCAAAAGCACATGAGTAACTGCAGCACAACTGTGGAGTACTTAGCACCTGCTTTGTCTTTTCTTGTCAGGAGTCTGTATCTGTTCTCAACCTCTTCACCAGGATACGATAAACCCCCTTACTGCAACCCAGGAGACTACAGCCTGACATACCAGGATAAAACCACTACCTTGGTGTGCATGGAACCCCAAACGCTCAGCCAGAAGGGAGGGAGTGCCAGTGGGGCTGGAGAACTGACCCAACAGATACTAATTAAATACCTGCTTGTGAACCACGCTGGGCAGTATTTGGGATGGGGTTGGGGAGGGAAGGGAACTGCCAAAGGTTTACAGATTCATCCTTCATAAAGGGAAACGGGTACAAGAGAAACCTTAAACCAGCGTCCTGCGAGCCTCATGCTGTGTACTGGAGAACACGTGTATGACACGGACTACTGAGACCAGGCCAAGGCCATCCCAGCTGCTGTGTTGTCCCCTCCTGGGAGAGAGGAGAGTGTCCTTGCCTCTGTGGCGGGGGTTAACGTGCTGCGCTGGGTCCCTCTGGCCTGGGATGGACAGTTGGGGCGGGAGccagccagggctgggcactgctgggcaggggctgggctcggggctgggcgtTGGCCTCTCTGGTTATCTAAGGGCACTGGTTATAGCCTGGTATCCCCAGGACATGAAGAAACTGGAGAActgcttattcttttttttttccttttttcaatctcttttttcccccctcccttttttggtctgtctccttttttcccccctcccttttttggtctgtctccttttttcccccctcccttttttggtctgtctccttttttcccccctcccttttttggtctgtctcctttttttcccctttttactGTAGTACTTGATACAATCATTCCCATGCTTGACTGCTGCCTTCAATCAAATACGTTTTTGGGCTCTAAACTTTGGAGGAGACTTGAAGAGGCTCCACCTCAGAGGGAGCACATTTTGAAATTGCTATTGCATGTTCTGGGCTGATCCTTTTAgttaacagagaggaaaaacaatggctttaaaaaaaaaaaaaaaagaaacaaaaaacaaccaccaccatgCATGTGGAGCTTCCCACAGTGCCATTTGTGGCAGGCTGGTTGCTCTGGAGTCTTCCTGAGGACAAAAGCAGTTGAGATGTGTTTGAGAAACAAAACAACTCCTGTGGATCTGTTTGTTGGAGAGAGCATGGCCCCTTCTGGCTGGAAGAGGGGGAAACACCACCTC
This region includes:
- the FZR1 gene encoding fizzy-related protein homolog codes for the protein MDQDYERRLLRQINIQNENTMPCVAEMRRTLTPSNSPMSSPSKHGDRFIPSRAGANWSINFHRINENEKSPSQNRKAKDATSDNGKDGLAYSALLKNELLGAGIEKVQDPQTEDRRLQPSTPEKKSLFTYSLSTKRSSPDDGNEVSPYSLSPVSNKSQKLLRSPRKPTRKISKIPFKVLDAPELQDDFYLNLVDWSSLNVLSVGLGTCVYLWSACTSQVTRLCDLSVEGDSVTSVGWSERGNLVAVGTHKGFVQIWDAAAGKKLSMLEGHTARVGALAWNADQLSSGSRDRMILQRDIRTPPLQSERRLQGHRQEVCGLKWSTDHQLLASGGNDNKLLVWNHSSLSPVQQYTEHLAAVKAIAWSPHQHGLLASGGGTADRCIRFWNTLTGQPLQCIDTGSQVCNLAWSKHANELVSTHGYSQNQILVWKYPSLTQVAKLTGHSYRVLYLAMSPDGEAIVTGAGDETLRFWNVFSKTRSTKESVSVLNLFTRIR